In Larimichthys crocea isolate SSNF chromosome XXII, L_crocea_2.0, whole genome shotgun sequence, the genomic stretch aggGTAATTGATTCGATAAATTATGACTGACAAAAATAGGCAGTGTTTTCCCTGCAGTATAAGAACATTAGTGGCAGCTGTTCATACCATAGACCCAAAGATATGTGTTCAAATTCCACCTCCCACAGCTGATCACGGTCTCTTTAAAAGATCCATCAAAATGTAATATACTAAATATGGAATTACCCTTTGAATCTAAACTTTACGCAGTCATGGTGTTTTTCTGAGTGTTCCTTTAAAGCGGCCACACCTCTCTGAATCACTGCATTGGCTCATCTCGCTCTGAACTCTGAACAGCTTCCACATCCCTGCTGGGACGACCACCTACTATGTGGCAACTTCCTGCCTCAGAGCAGCGCCGACCTTCTGATGCGTGCGTACCTCTGAtggcagacaaagagaggaaaggTGTAGCATCCCTGTCGCTGCACTCTGAGGAATATAAACATGCGTTGCAGTTGAATCACTACCTCTGACTCATCAGATTTGATGAATTTCATTAATGTGACATTCATACAAAACGTGTGAACCGGCTGCATTGGAAACACTTTATTATCTTTTCcttacacaataaaaatgtgcagtACATGCTCACACAGCTTcaacaaaaatacaactttaCAACACGGTTATAACAATTAGTAAAGAAATCAAATTGAAGTTGTTACGTGTCACATTGTTTTAACCTGTACTGTCAGACAATGTGTTCAGCTGTCCACTTTACAATCAGTTCAAGTCCAAAGCatgtgacacagacagtgagCTGACTTCAGGGTTCTGATAAGGCCTCTTAGTCTGTTGGATACAGAGCTGTGAAGGATGAagtgagagcagcagctctcagGTGGGACTCTGAGTGGTAGTGGTTTTTATCTCGGTCCCCATTTGATGTTGGTGAGACCTTGAAATTGTTTTTTcagtgcctgtctgtctgtccactccGAGTTTAGGTAGCTATCGTCAtccgcctcctccagtttctGAAAACGTCACCAGGAGAAGGTCAGACAGGCACATTCactgcaaacatgaacacagtttttaatgtgtgcaCGTATTTATTTGGCCTTCCCTCACCTTGAgctcctcctgcctcctgtAGTAGTTCAGCATCATCTGTTTTTGCTGCTCGTCTGTGATCAGAGGCTCCCTCGCTGGTGCCCCCTGCCCTCTCTGACGGGAACGACAACAAATGGAAAACAGttaatgacaaaaacataaagcaacacAAAAATACTTGACGTCAGTTTGGCTGGAATCGCTTTCACCTTTTGGATTTTGACCACAAgctttgtcttttcatttttgccaACATAGTCTTgcagttttttccccctctgcaTTTCTTTGGCAGCCCACCATAGCTGGCACTCGTCCTCTGTGATCACCTGCAGAGATGCCTGATGTTAcggagacagatggagaaggCAGATCCAGAGGAATGGAGGGAGAAAAGACAAGGTGCAAAGAGACGGTGAAGACAGCTTCACCTTCAAATGTACTGAAACATCAGCAGTGTATGCTCTCGTTATGCTCATCCGGTCATCAGTCAACAGCCGCTAGGAAACTTAAACAGGTTCAGCTGTTTACCTGCGTTCCTGAAAGGTCTTCCCGGTCCTCAAACTCCATCCTGATAGGGTCGTGAGGGGGCAGCCCCATTGGATAGACGATCATGACTGCACCCCTTAGCTGGTCCAGGGCTTCTTTTACCATCTCCATGGTGACACAAACGTTAGCTTGAACTTGTTTCTGAAAGGCGAAGACAGACTGAATAAAAGCACGGGGCCTCCGTGAATGAAGCGACAGAAGATTGAGTGTTTGCAGTAATACTCACTTTGGAGATCAGCGCCTTCGCCTCCTCCATCGTTCTCATCAGCACCtccttcattttgtcatttggaGCTGGTAGAAGGCAAAGAGATGATGTCAGATTACCAGAACCTAAAAGCCAAGGCTTGTATCTTTCCCACGTTTGAGATGTGCGGGTtgaataaaatgacatattcatgtttcatttaagattattttatgTCAGACAGTGTCTCATGGTTTGCAGTTTAAAGCTACATCCACATGCCCCCATAAAGGACAGTCTGAAGCAGATACTAACACACTCTAGTTCATGTCGGAGGAATTgtgaagcacacacactgccaaTCACAGCCATATATTCTGGTTATATCCCAAACTAAACACATTCTGTGGATAAATATGTGATGCAGAGGGTTTTTCTAACAGGATATACTTTAAGATCTTACTGTGGCTCTGCTGGGAGGAAACCTAAAAGTCTGAATGGGTGGGCCAAGAAATACCTACAGCGGCCCTTTAGTGTTAAAACAATAGACCCCCCTACATATAACACATGGGTCCAGAAGGCAGTGCTGTAGTCAGGACTAACTAAATAGAGACCAAGAGACTAGAGTGTattgagaccaagtcaagaccaagaccagacagtatatagcaGACTTAGGCAGCTAATATTCACACAAACTCTTTGGGTGCAGGGTGGCTGTTACATTGTATCACCTCACTGCTGCCTGATGTTATTTCAGACTTCTGTTTTTGCAGATGGACTCTAAAATCCAGAGTCATCTTTGTCTGAGAGCGAGATGAGATCATCTAAAGTTTTCTTGAGACTGATTTGGAGTACTACAGGGACTTCTACCAGATGGAGCGCACTACATATTTATTAAGGCTccaaaaatccatccatcagtTTATACTCTCCCTCTTTATACATTTACACAACACCTCACTGCTTTGTACAGTAagtactgtttgtttgtatgtatgtatgtgtatgtatgaatatgtatatttaattcaATATCTTTATGCtgccttttgtttgtcttgtttgtttataacTGAGCTATAACGTGTACAGATGTTGTCcacagtcacagagtcacagtctCACCGTGTCCGTTTCTCCTCCCCATCTCATCGGTCTTTAACACCGGCCCCCCGCTGGGCACACACTTGTCCTCCCACTCGTCCTTCAGTCTCAGCTCCACGACCTGCTCCTCTGTCAGCCCCTGCATGTTGGGTGGCAGCGTGACGCCATGGTCTGCCAGCTCTGGGATCTCTGACggtgcagaaacaaacagcatgtaCATGTCAGTGTAACTACATCAAGACGTCTTTGTGAGGTGAGTGCAGCCTGCTGAGTCATGCTGAGTCatgctcacctgaacacactctGTCCACTTTGAGCCTCCCGTTGTAAACGGCTGTGACCTCCTTGATCACCGTCTCCAGTGGGACGTCCACGGTGGTGTTGTAAAGAAACTGGCTTTCCTCTCCACGCTTCACGTGCAGCTGCACCATGTCGACAAAGTAACCCGCCGCCTGTTCACCCGCAAAAAAGTCACGCGTGTGCGTGGACGTCTCACGTCACTTTATTGACGAATAAACCGCAACGACACGAGCGACGGTCCCGTCTTAAAGCGTGTAAACAgtgtaaccatggcaacagtcgCGAGCGGACGCttccagaaaaacacagagttaGCTCCTGACAGGCTAGCTGAGTGAGCTAGCTGTTTCCCGCCCTCAGTCTCTTACAGGGTACATTTGTGTACAGTGGCCGAACATGTGAACACTTACCTGCGTGATAACACTTCAAACTCCACTGCTCAGCCTGCACTCACACTCTGTGTACAGCCATTATTAGCATTACGAGCTAAACATTCCAGGAGAAGTCACCGGGATACGTTCTTCTTCCCGGGAACAGCTAACGGCAGGTCAGCTTCATCCGAGCAGACATTACCGCCCTCTAACGGTGGGTGCTGGTAACACCGTGTTATGTGCAATGAAGTGTTTTTAGTCCTCTGCAGTGGTACATATGGTGCAACATAGGAGGAAGGAATTCCCATTGTGATAATGTGATGGGGATATGATGAATTAATTCAACATCTGTAATCTTGTTGATCGTGTTTAGGCTGCCCTGCTTCACCGGCAGACAAGAGCACTTGCCtgaatgtttctctgcatgttggcatgttaaaataataaataataaggttAATTAAACATCACATATCTAAAAAATTTATAGAAAATACTGGCTGTGTCAGGTTctttacaaaaagaaacatgaactgGTCTATCTATCCGTTTTCTTTAACCACTCACCCTCATCAGGGTCAGTGGTGACGTGGTTCCTGTTTTGATCCTTGATGAactgtcagctgggataggctgcagCCTCACTGTGACACTGAAGAGCTTAGagataatggatgaatggatgggtggatggatggatggatggatggatggatgggtggatggatggatggatggatggatgaatagtgtgagtgtgaatgcttgGTTCACCATGTAATGAACTGGTCACTCATCCCTCACCTGTCCAGTATTATACTaataaatttgaaaatgaagtTTCTAAAAGATGATGGGATAGAAAGGGGCAAAAACATCCATAtatcatgaatatttatgtcATATACTGATAGAATGTGAAGATCTTGATGTCAATATAGAAATTAAACATGATTCAGATGATTTCATTGGTTGAAGATGTTTTAATTTTGCCCTTTGGGaccatatgaatgtgtgtttgcttttagaGGCTGCTTAGGCATTTGGAAATAATATCCAGGACCTGTAAGACTATCagcatatataatatatacacataatgtTGTTGCAGATTCATAAATGTCTCCATTAACAAACACATTGTAACTGTACAAGCAAATTGTAAGCAGAGTTTTATGATGAATAATTCTTTTTGAGAAAAGGGACAACATCACTGTTCGGgtaattttacatttatttttgcatacatacaacataaacTGCTTCATACATAAATGTGCAATCGGCTGTGCACTTAAAATATGGAAGGTTGGATATTAACATGAATCacagcttcatgttttcatcttgAATACATACAGATTAtgttcaacaacaacagactctTATTTACTATGGATTATAGCCATAAAAAGGACACCAAcctcacaaaaaaaaggagcaaattTGTTTCCTATAAAATCTCATCTtgaacatgacatgacacaaaGCGCTGGCTAGTCCCCTACTTTTAATGCAGATACAGTATCTACTGCACACATTTGGATAACACAATCAATGCATTTGAGAGATGACGTCAACATGTAAGCAAAGGCAACCTGACACACTTGCTTACATAGACAGCTACTGCGTTCAGTGCAGTGAGATTATTCGTACGGATTTCACACAAAGCGCAGGAGCGGTAGTTAACAGGTGCTTTCTTGGGCCAGATGTTTTATCCTCCCGTGAACCATCCAAATGCTTTAAAAGACTTTTCAGCCGTTTAATGAAGGttgggaggaaaaacaacatcTGAGTAGACTGACACAGCTGGCATGAGTCGTTTTAGGGAGGATTTCACTCTCACAGATCCTTTTGCAAAACTATTGCTTGTCATTGTCGAGAACAGCGACGCCGACCTATACAGTTTCGACAGAAGTGAAAGGGTGAAGTAGGTAGTACGAGGGGAAAATACTGACACATCACCTCTGacaacacacgacacacacacacacacacacacacagatcatgaATGAAATCAGTGACACTCAGTAACAATTACTCCCAACATATGGGTTAGATATCTGGAATGTGGGCCACGCTGCACCTGGGACAGACACATCAACTGTCAATGATAATCCGGTGATTCTTTTGGGTCTGAGCAGTGCTGCCAGAGGGGGAATTCTCACTCTGGTGTTggtggggtaaaaaaaaaaaaaaaaagttttcgcATACAATGGCTGTGGAGTGGAAACACAGTCACAGCCGTGAGCAAGTCAAAAACACTGTGCGTTCGTCGAGGAAAAGTTCTGCTGTTCCACTCTTAactctgtacacacactcacatccaaacacagaaCACCACGACAGACGATATGCACCTCAAACACGATACATCACTTCTCACCACAGTATCAACAATAGATTATTTAGAGTAAAtgttcttaaaaatgaaaaagaaatgtgccctcTTGTTATTATTATCCACGGCGTGTCCGCAGACCCAAATTGCAGCATCTTTGTACTGAAGAGTAAGAGATGTTAACGCACGCACACTCCACATTCTGAATTCACAACGGTGTGGTTAAATGCTTTGGATGAAAATCAAGAAGGATTCAAACACCACAGAGGTGGAAAAGGTCAGAAAGCCCTCTCGTCTGTTCAGTCTGCAGGCTCTCATCTCTGTCATCAACAAATATAGAACCAAGAGAGCACACAGTATTTCAGTGCATGTCGGTTACATTGTGCAAACCACTGATACGGTcatcacaaatacacatatgcacatttaGCGAGTAGTTTCCATATTGAAAACGTACAATTATACATGATCACTATGTATAGGTTTTAATATAGAGCTACAAAATATATTTAGCCAAGCGTACCAGCCCGTAGACAGAGAATGAAGACTGAGTGGAGAGAACAAAACGTGTCACGACGGAGTGGACAACACAACGTTAGCGCTTCAGTCCTGCGGCAGTGAACAGTTTGACTGTGCCATGATGACTGTTCTTGTTCACCCCGTGGTGTCTGCAAGGAGGCAGCGGCATAACCCAGTGCAACGGAAAGTACATTCATGATAAAAGCAAGTGCACCTCTCAGACgcaaatgaagagagagagagaaaaaaaaaactctttgcaAGTTAAAGCAACGGTCTGAAACGTAAAACCTGCAGTGCATAGCCTCCTGCTGCATGTAAACTGACCAAACTGAGAAAGTAGTAGATTTACCCTCTGTTCTGAGAACCCCGCTCTGATGTACATGTTGGTCAGATTGGTGGATATGAGCCGCAGCGTGTCGGCTGGTGTAGCGGATGCAAAGGTAACACTGATTCCCGGTGAAAGCTCGCAGGCGGATGCGGCACTCTGCGCGGCCACACGGGGCGTGTCTTGATATTGCACAGGTGTCTTACACACATTAATCGTGTGTACAGATGTACTTTATAGAACTATATACTGTAGACACAGGCACATGTTTGCTgccataaataaaaataaacgtCAGAAGgattcatattaaaataaatgttaatatcaGGGAACAAGCAAACATCTCTGTGATAAAGTCAGGACACAACTGTAGGCTCGTACACTTCTCACGTTTCTGCTGATAGAAATCCTTTCCTGTAATCCAGAAGGGGATTGCTCTTTACTTCTTAAATACTGTCTCTTTTgtacaatgcacacacacatatacacatttattataGATCTATACATATCTGGATATGCCCTTTACATAATAAGAATCCTATCTTTCCGTTGACTCCCTGGTGAAGAAGCAGTCGTCATTGGGTCCCTCTGGGAGCTTTGGGTTACTGGTTCTACTTGGGATGGGTGGAGGTAAGGTTGGGAATACTGAAGGGGTGGAGGATAACCAGTCGGGCTCCGAGTCAAACACGGAGCGGGAAGGCAGAGTCTGAGTTTGGGACACCAGAGAAGTGGAAGGGAAGATGGGGGCCTGCTGTGTTTTGGTTGAAGGTAGAAAGTCATCATCGAAAGTGACCCACTGCTGGGTTGGTTTCCCTCCTGGGGGAGGCGGTTGGCGACGAGGTGCAAGGGTGGGTGGAATGGAGGAGGGCGGTGCCAGAGGCAAGGCGGGGACAGGAGACGGTTCGGGGGTGAGGGGGAGCCGAGGAGCAGGTGTAGGAACCAGAGTGGATGGCGCTCCAAACAGGGACATGGTCCTTTGGGGTTGGGAGGTGGGTGCAGCAGCAGGGATGGGGACGAGTGGCTGCGTGAGAGCAGACATAGTCCGCTGAAGGTTTAGCGCTGGGGCCGGACGTTGGATACTGAAGTCCGGGGTAAGCGAGCGCTGCTGCACCATTGGGCCCGTGAAGGGATTGGTGCTGCTGGGTCGGGCAGGAAGCGGGTCACTCTGTAAGGGCCCGGGGGAGGCACGCAGTGTCTCCTGCGAGCGGCTACGAGACGGGATCGGAGGAGGCGGGAGCAGGGAGGAGGCGAACGGTGACGGAGTGgagagcgaggaagaggaggacgaatTGAGTGCCTGCAGGTCTGACAGAGCGGAGGACTGGAGGGAGAAGGATGAAGGGAGAGTGCTGGAGGACACCATGGACACAGGGACGGAGGGGGGCGTACGCAGAGAGGAACCTCGGGTCAGGGACTGGGTGGTGTGCCAGGGGGACGAGGAAGAAGTGAGGAAGTCAGATGCGAGTGTGTCAAAGGGATCGGGCTTCCATTGTGCTTCTCTTTGGATTCCATTCAGTCCATTGGTCTgaagaggaacaaaacaaagaaaaccacaaGAAGATATGAGCCAATATCACTGGAGCGTGTTACTAATCAACAGGCTAGAAGTTTTATCAGAATTGTCTTTGTTTAAAGATACCCTTTGGAGCTTTTTTGTGAACAAACTTATATGTTAAGCATGTATTATCCATTGTGTGTGCAGAGCCGATCAGTCATCTTCCTTAACAGCTCTCGCATACACTACACATGCATTACTGCTCTGTGCAGCCAGCAGGAATGCGgattaaaggtacagtgtgtaagatttagtgacatctagtggtgaaattGCAGACTGCAATCCACTCAACCATCTGCCGAGGAGAAGCTCTGGTGGCTTTCGTGTGCCAAAAgacatcatcatcgtcataaCCACATGCCTGTTGAGGTGTATTTAGTtagcagctgtggctcaggaggtagagtgggtcatccactaatcagatgatcgatGGTTTGATCCCCTGCTCccccagtctgcatgtcaacgtgtctttggataaaagcatcagctaaatgactaaaaatgtaaatgtaaaaatgtatcgtattttccggactatagagcgcaTCTGAATATAAGCTGCACCCActaagtttattttattttattaaaaattacatatatataagCCGCtgatatccaggttgagaaattagatatttaccggatacacagaaagattttgtactgtaaatgtttacttatatacctgaactgattgtttccgAACAGTGCCTGTAACACGGCAGTAAAAGTGCTCACCATGGATTAATTAACGCCAAGCTTacatgcagcagctctatttccttcctggatagccagatcgaCAGCCTTCATCTTgaaagctgcatcatacgaacttcttcgtgtgctttccatgatgagggggtgagggtgtgaaaataattcgctgttaataattcgtcgtgcgtgttgtgttgcatgtgttaaataaaaactagcgtgttctttgcactgacttcccctgtctgtctcgtttttgcacttGCTGTTAGAGCGCCCCAtggcggctgaagaaaaatcaatagaaaagctgcatctttgtataagccgcatggttcaaagtgtgggaaaaaagtagtggcttatagtccggaaaatacggtagttAGATATTCTGTAGATCTGTAGGTCAGCAAATGTCACTGTTGCTTGTTCTGCACTGTGTTGGTGTATTAGAAGCTTCTTTTTCTGCTACGTGCTCTGCAGACGTCTTTgactgttctgggctactgtaaataaacatgccGGCATAAGATGGTAGACTCTGTAAGATCCATATGCAGAGCTCActctaaggtaataaaaaaaataatgattatatatgactgaaaacatagttatgcatgttatattgCATTTCTGCTAACAGATCACCCTCAgagttacacactgaacctttaagtcacatacacacacaaagcactgaCTCAGCTCAgctccacagggtacctttaaaTCAGGCcaacttaaaacatttacaccgTTTCATTTACTACACTCGGTGCTGCTGACAACTGATGTATGTTTCACAGCCCACATACACTCACCAAGTCTAATGCAAACATATGAAATAATAcaaatttaaacaaatcaaattatgAGGTCATTGCATAAGTGCTCACTCTCTGTGAGCAGATATGAAAGGACGAGTGAGGGGGGAAATGGCCAACAACAAAcgtcacatttgttttttttgtgtcattttaggTTTGATGTGTTGACCGacgaaaaagaaaacaaaataatgctCGATTTGGTGAGCCTAGCACAGAACGATGCATGGCCTAGCAGTGGACTAAAGGTTAAAAAGAACTTAGGAGAAGATGTGAAAGGAATGAGACAGGAGGAGGTTACTGGGTGTGATGTACAAGAGGTAATAACATCAGAGACTGTTGGGCTATGGAAGATGAGACAAAGAGGTGTTTTAATATCAAGTACCTGTCACCCTGAGGGCTTCTCCAgcttgtgagagagagacaaatgtATCAGAGAGACAAAAGCAGGAAGAGTGACACAGACAACTAAGCTCATCTGGTGTGAAACAAAGGAGCAGCAAGAGGCTAGAGTCTCCACCTCCTACACGTCATAATAAAGCATTAAATATCTAGTCTAATGAGCAACAATATGTAGAACATGATCTAACAACATGCAAGCAGAAACATCTCAGTGAACTCAATAGATAATAATGTTAGTGTTCTTTGTTCAGTTGCCGAAATTTTAATAACTCATTGAAAAGGAAGCTGGCACCAACCTGTGCAGCTGGGGCCGTGTCAGACTTGGCAGCATCAGGTGGCAGAGCGTGAGAGGAGCGGGAACGTGGTGGAGGTTTAGGAGAGGCTAGACCCTGTGGAGGCCCTGCAGGGGGggcggtggcagcagcagcagcagcagcaggaggaggaggacctgcTTTAGGAGCTGCAGCTTGCTGCGGCTGGAGCGGAGCTGGAAGTGTGGGCTGCATCGGCGGTGGGAGCTGGGACTGAGCTGGAGGGGCAGCTGGTTGGGGCTGCAAGGGAGGCTGCATGGGAGATGGAACCTGGGGTCTCATCGCAGGGGGCTCTGCAGGAGGTGGTCCTGAGAGTGGAGGACCtgagcaaaaaaacagaaccatGTTTAAGGCTTCACACTGAAACAAGGAGAGAGCTGCcctctgtgaaaacacactTGCTTACCCAAAGGCAGGTCAGTCGGCTTGGGCTGTGCACTGGGCACAGGTCTCGGGGCTCCTGGATGGGTGTCTGGGATGGGCCGAGGGGCCCCGGGATGGACCTCTGGGATAGGTCTGGGTGCTCCAGGGTGAGAGGGAGGTGGTGGGCGAGACTGTGGGGGTATGCTGATTACCCCAGCTCGAGGTGGGATATTCTGAATAACGAAGAGGGAATAGAGAatcaggagaaataaaaaaagagaaaagaagaaaaaaagagatgaataaTGAGAACTGTTTACTCACTGGTCTCGAAGCGCCACCAGGTCCAGGAGCTCCCACTGCTGTCTGACCTCGACCTGAAAGAGTTGAGACAGACAAACGAGACACTTCAGCAACAAAACTATTTCctactattttgttttttttttattaatatttaataatatgttCAGACAATTTAATCTTTATtgaactaaaaactaaaaaacagtGTTAAAGGGGAAGACTGTGTTGCACAATACAGACAGCAGGGGAACGCATCCCCACTCAGGACAGTATCAAAGTTTTCTCGTACACTATAAGCCgctaaacacaaaacaagtctacagacagacaaatgaaacagcAACATAATGAATTTTTTAGTTGTGTAAGTTGACTTGTGCACAAATGGCAGACACGCAGAGTCTTTGTTCAGTTCACTGTTATCAGCGATAATCTCTCCGTTATGTTCCACCAATACTCATTTCTAAGTCCATACACAATAAAACTGCCAACCTCAGTGTGACACTGATCTATTTTCTGTCTGAGCGGTGGCGTGATCTGTAGACTGTAAAAGTCTAAACTGAGTCTCTGAGATATTATTCTCAGAACTGTAGCCATGTTGTCTCATCAAAGTGTCTGTTTGAAGCTTTGGACATAAATGCAGGTGTGCTGGTGTCACATTTAGAGAGTACTCTGTACCCGAGCCCCACAATGCCTTTCTTCCCTCCAATTGAGATGATGTTCTCCAGCAGAGAAGGTTGATGACCATTTAGAAAACTCTGTATAACTCTCTGTAAAGTCTTTTTGAACAATGTTATATTTCTtatacagaccctttccaaaaaattggaatatcatagaaaagtttacttatttccaaAATTTAATTAAAGAGGTTAAActtatagattatagattcagggcccacaattcaaacaatttcaagtatttatttgtttctttttacatattttgggctTCTAGCTcaaaaaatccatgaaaacaggaattcaaaaaattagaatactgtgaagaaatcaccatttacttctcagtttttgctgaaaaaatagaaataaaaataaggatcacatcaaatcagtcaaaataCGGTACTTTCTGAACGATATGTCAGTGTTCAATACTTGGTTGGGAATCCCTTTGCCTTAATCACTGCCTCGATGCGCCGTGGCATTGAGGCAATCGGCCTGTGGCATTGCGTGGGAGTTATGGAAGCCCAGATTTCCCTGATGCTTgctgtcagctcttctttgtCTTGGGGTCTGGTggccctcattttcctcttgataataCCCCATAGATTCTCAATGGGATTTAGGTCTGGCAAGTTGGCTGGCCAGTCAAGCACTGATGGCTTGGGCATTAAACCAGGTTTTGGTGCTTCTGGCGGTATGGGCAGGGGCCAGGTCCTACGCTTCCTGCGTTGGCTCGGGCTCAGAAGTGGCTTGACCTGAGGAACCCGACAGTTGTAGCCCATCTCCCGGATGCGTCTGAATGTGGtggtttttgaagctgtgactccCGCCTCATTCCACTCtttctggatctctgccagATTCTTGAAACTTCTCTGTTTGATAATCTGCTGAAGCCCACGGTCGTCTCTTATGCTGGTGCATCTTTTCCTGACACATTTTGCCCTTCCACTAGACTTTCCATTGATATGCTTGGACACAGCACTCTGAACAGCCAGCCTCCTTAGCTATGAACCTTTGTGGCTTACCCATCGTATGGAGGGTATCAATGATGCTTCTGGCCAGTTGTCAAGTCTGTCAGGTGCTTTGAGTTTAGtagatgattagtgtgtgacacATTAACATGACACATTAATGCCCTGCAAAATTTgggctgatttcttcacagtattctaattttttgaattcctgtttttgtgggGTTTTTGAGTTGGAAAcccaaattatgtaaaaataaacaaataaatacttgaaattgtttgaagtGTGGGCCCTGAATttataatctatgaaagtttaacctttttaatagaattatggaaataagtaaacttttctatgatattcaaattttttggaaagggtctaTATGTTTGATCAAAAGAGAGTAATGTCCTTTTCATATAAATGTCCAATAGTAACGATACCCATAGAGGCGAAAGGGAGGACAGTTGTCTATCTAGTCTTTCCAGGCTTTAATAGTTGTGTTTATAATAGTACTGTCACCACTATTCTGTATTCATCACGTGGGCTGTGACCCCTAAAGATAAGTGGAAAAGTACACTACAAGCCCACCTAACTCTAACCCCTGTTGACAGACCAAATTCCCTGTGGCTCAGTTCATCATTAATGGTGACTCAGTCTTTCCTGAGCTCCAGGAGGTCTGGAGGAGAGGCGGGCCTGTGTTCTGTGTGCCAGCTGCTtaccacacacacctcttctttCACTGTTCTCATGCTGAACCCCTTCACACAGCCTGCAAACATGTTCCCACGCGACTTAGATATCTGCTTCTGTTTAATACTTCACTGTACAGTCACCAAAC encodes the following:
- the cfap298 gene encoding cilia- and flagella-associated protein 298, encoding MVQLHVKRGEESQFLYNTTVDVPLETVIKEVTAVYNGRLKVDRVCSEIPELADHGVTLPPNMQGLTEEQVVELRLKDEWEDKCVPSGGPVLKTDEMGRRNGHAPNDKMKEVLMRTMEEAKALISKKQVQANVCVTMEMVKEALDQLRGAVMIVYPMGLPPHDPIRMEFEDREDLSGTQASLQVITEDECQLWWAAKEMQRGKKLQDYVGKNEKTKLVVKIQKRGQGAPAREPLITDEQQKQMMLNYYRRQEELKKLEEADDDSYLNSEWTDRQALKKQFQGLTNIKWGPR